A genomic segment from Gracilinanus agilis isolate LMUSP501 chromosome 1, AgileGrace, whole genome shotgun sequence encodes:
- the SSBP4 gene encoding single-stranded DNA-binding protein 4, giving the protein MMGPHSQPFMSPRYPGGPRPSLRMPNQPPVGVPGSQPLLPNAMDPSTRAQGHPSMGGPMQRMNPPRGMAGMGPQNYGSGMRPPPNALAGPGMPGMNMGPGGRGPWPNPGANSIAYSSSSPGNYAGPPGGGGPPGTPIMPSPGDSTNSSESMYTMMNPIGPGSNRPNFPMGPGPEGPMAAMGAMEPHHMNGSLGSGDMDGLSKNSPNNMAGMSNPPGTPRDDGEMGGTFLNPFQSESVSDRANPPPASGRRGLAGRPKRGGRGARARP; this is encoded by the exons ATGATGGGCCCTCACAGTCAG CCCTTCATGTCCCCTCGGTACCCAGGAGGCCCCCGACCATCCCTCCGAATGCCAAACCAG CCACCCGTGGGAGTCCCGGGCTCCCAGCCGCTGCTGCCCAATGCCATGGATCCATCCACGCGGGCTCAGG GCCATCCGAGCATGGGGGGCCCAATGCAGAGGATGAATCCGCCCCGAGGAATGGCGGGCATGGGGCCTCAG AATTACGGCAGCGGGATGAGGCCTCCCCCCAATGCCCTCGCTGGCCCCGGCATGCCAGGGATGAACAT GGGTCCAGGAGGACGGGGGCCATGGCCTAACCCCGGCGCCAACTCA atAGCgtactcctcctcctccccggGCAACTATGCG GGTCCTCCAGGAGGAGGCGGCCCCCCTGGAACTCCCATCATGCCTAGTCCTGGAG ACTCAACCAATTCCAGTGAGAGTATGTACACCATGATGAACCCCATTGGGCCAGGCAGCAACAGGCCCAAC TTCCCAATGGGCCCTGGGCCCGAGGGCCCCATGGCAGCAATGGGGGCAATGGAACCGCACCACATGAACGGCTCATTAG GCTCAGGTGACATGGATGGGCTGTCCAAG aactCTCCGAACAACATGGCCGGCATGAGCAACCCCCCAGGCACCCCACGGGACGACGGCGAGATGGGCGGGACCTTCCTCAACCCCTTCCAGAGTGAAAGCGTAAGCGACCGTGCCAACCCTCCCCCCGCGTCGGGCAGGAGGGGCCTCGCGGGCAGGCCCAAGCGCGGTGGCCGGGGGGCCAGAGCAAGACCGTGA